The genomic interval CTATGACCATGGCTTTGGAAGAATATCTTAAAATAGCTAATAAATAATCTGTAAGGGAGTAGGCTTAAGGCATTTTGCTTACAGGAAGAAAGCGGAAGACTATTTTATTTGTAATTCCAGTACTTCATTGCGTATATTTCACATTCATCTTTGCGTTTAGCTTATTTATTTCCGAGGTCACTGATGCTGAATATTGATCAAATAAAATTCCAATTAAAAGAACCTTTACCTGGCAAAGCTGCACATTTGAGACTGGCACCTTTTGCAGCCCGATTAAATTATGCTATCCCAGATGATGTGCATATAGCTGCTGTTTTAATCTTAATTTACGAACGAAATCAAGAATATTATTTTCCTTTAATCACACGACAGTCAAATCATCCTGCAGATAAACATAAAGGACAAATTGCATTACCTGGAGGTCGCAAAGATCCTGCAGACATAGATACTCAAGCCACAGCATTACGAGAATGTGTTGAAGAAATCGGCATCTCTGAAGATCAGGTTGAAATTCTTGGAGCTTTAAGTCCTATTTACATTCCGGTTAGTTATCATCATGTCTATCCTTATGTGGCATATTACCATGGCAAACCAGAATTTAATTTACAGCAAACAGAAATTTATGCCCTTCATGAAATTCAATTATCAGAATTACAAATTCCTGATTACCGTAAAAATATAGAATTAATAACCACGGAAGGTCCATTGCGTGAAGTCCCGGCTATTCAAATAGGAGATCTTGTCATATGGGGAGCCACAGGTATGATTTTGGAAGAGTTTTCGGAACTTGTAAATAGGCTGTAGGCCTTTTGGATTAATGTTAAGAAGGGATGGCTAGAAGTGTTTAGACAGAATTTTTGATTTGTTGGTTTGAGAGTGTCAAATTATATTCACGCAACTTCATAATAAATTTATTCATTATTTCTCAACTGGAGAACATAACGACCATTCTTCATGAAATTCCAGCATACAGAATATTTATCTAATACCTTTCATTTCATCAGTTTAAAAACACATTGCCTGAAGCCTATTTAATATAGACAGCTCCAACTGACTGTGTTATTCATGCAATTATGTATTTTTGAAACTTAATTCAAGAAGATGGGATCAGATTGTTTTGAAGTGATTGGTGGACATAAACTCAAAGGAGAATTGCAGCCACAAGGCGCCAAGAATGAAGCCTTACAAATATTGTGTGCAACTTTACTAACGGATCAGCCGGTGACGATTCACAACATCCCTGACATTTTAGATATCCGACATTTGATACAATTAATTGGAGGATTGGGAGTAAAAGTAAGTAAACACGATACTCATAGTTATACTTTTCAGGCATCAGATATTGATCTGGAATATTTTGGGACCCATGAATTTCAGAACAATGCAAGAAAAATAAGAGGTTCCGTAATGTTGTTGGCACCATTATTAGCTAGATTTAAACGAGCTGTATTACCAAAACCAGGAGGTGATAAAATTGGTAGAAGACGATTGGACACGCATTTTCTAGGTTTGCAAAAGTTAAATGCACAATTTGTATTCGACGAATCTAAATCAGAATATAAAATCACGGCAGATCATCTCACTGGAGCTTATATTTTAATGGATGAAATCTCTGTCACAGGCACTGCCAACGTACTTATGGCTGCTACGCTTGCAAAGGGAACCACCACTATATATAATGCTGCCTGCGAGCCTTATATTCAGCAACTTTGTAAAATGCTCATACGAATGGGTGCCAAGATTTCTGGATTAAGTTCGAATCTATTGGTTGTAGAAGGTGTAGAAAAATTGCAAGGTACGAGTCATACTTTATTGCCGGACATGATCGAAATCGGTAGTTTTATCAGTTTAGCGGCTATGACACAATCTGAATTGAAAATTAAAAATGCAGGTGTACAACATTTAGGAATAATCCCATTTGTTTTTGAAAGAATGGGCATAACATTAAAAATCCAAGGTGATGATATATTAATACCTGCACAAGAAGAATATGAAATTCAAAGTTTTATGGATGGCTCCATTATGACTATATACGATGCACCCTGGCCAGGATTTACACCCGATCTTATGAGTGCCTTATTGGTGATGGCAATCCAGGCAAAAGGCAGTGTATTAATTCATCAAAAGATGTTTGAATCCCGCTTGTTTTTTGTAGATAAACTCATCGATATGGGTGCCCAGATTATCCTTTGTGATCCACATCGAGCTACGGTCATTGGTCTCAACAGAAAATACCAATTAAAAGGAATCGAAATGACTTCTCCAGATATACGTGCAGGAGTTGCATTATTAATTGCAGCTATGTCGGCATCGGGAAAAAGTAAAATTCATTCTATACATCAGATTGATCGCGGTTATGAAAACATAGATCAACGATTGAATGCGGTAGGAGCAGAAATAGTAAGGAATTAAATACTCTAGTTTAAAAAAATTTAATTTAGAATTTTGTAGGTTTAAATTAACTTATGTAAACTAAAATTTAGATCAGAGAACTTTTTTATTAATATATCCTTGAAATAGAAATTTAATTTCGTCTGTCAATATGAAGAAAAATTTATTTATAGCATTTGAAGGCATTGATGGAAGTGGAAAAAGCACTCAGGCAAAACGATTAGCAAGACTTTTAGAAAATGCAGGACATAAAGTTTACAGCACCTTTGAGCCAACGGATAATCCGATTGGTAAAATGATCCGGGATATTTTCAATCATAAAATGGAAGCAGATCACCGCACTATTGCAGGATTATTTGTGGCAGATAGACTAGATCATTTATTAAATAAATCAAATGGTATATTGAAAAAATTGGATGAAGGATATACTGTCATTACCGACCGATATTATTTTTCATCTTATGCATATCACGGCACTCACATGGCCATGGACTGGGTAATTCAGGCCAATGCCCTAAGTGCTGAACTACTACGTCCAAACCTAAATATTTACATTGATATCAGTCCTGAAATCAGTATGCAACGCATTCAAAGTGGGCGAAATTCTACAGAACTTTATGAAACACTGGAAAATCTTAGGAACGTACGAGAAAAATACATAGAAGCATTTGAAAAGCTTAAAACTCAAGAACAGATTTTTATAGTCGATGGTAATCAGAGTCCGGAAATTATTGGACAAAACATTTGGATAAAACTTAATACCTTAATTGGAATTTGATCTTCCATCAGTGTCTTTAACTGAGTACTTATACTGTGAATCCCTACTATAAAAAGTAAAATGAATATTTGCAAACTACTTGTAAATTTCAATCTCCACAGAATTAAATCTGAAATTCTAAGTATTAGACTTCAATATTTTAGAAAAATAATCAATTCATGATGAATCTATTTATAAGTATTAAAAATCCAAGGGAGTTCATTAGAACTATGAGTATTTATAGGAAGTAAAATCATAAAAGGATACAGATTCGGCAATTTAAATGATACTCTGGTGGGTTCATTAAGAATCAATAAAATAGGTATATAGAATCATCGTTAACCTTGGATAAAAGTTAAAAGTGACAACCGATAAAGAAGTATTAAACAGAAGCATTTCAAAATAAAATTTAAAAAAACTGTTTTATTTAAAAATTAAGATTTATCTTTAAAACACGGATCTCTGAATTTGGAGAATTTAAAAAATAAATATCATATGTAAGAGTTTTTTAATTTAATTATACAACACCTTATGACACCTAAACCCCCTATTGATTTACAAAATGAATCACAGCAATCTCATTTCAAAAATGCTACAAAAGCTTTACCCCGAAAAGTTAGAATTCAACATATCTTCCATAAGAATTCCGATTGTTGTGGCATTTATTTCCAATACGACAAAGAAATCATAGAATTTATAAAGAGTTTACCAGGACTATTTTATAGTAAAACCTACCGATGTTATTATTTTTTTTACGAAGATAATCGATTTAAAGAGTGCATTGAAAGTTTCCATAATGCTGGAATATTTCCAGATTACCGAGGACTTAGCCTTAGCATTAAAAAAAGAGTAGAAAATAATATAAAATTAACAAATTCAACCATATTAAATTCAAACAAAACGGATTGTTATGAAAGCAGTAAAAACTTTGCAGATCAATTCGGCAACTATTTAGAGCAATTGCGTTACAGTTCATCGACTGTTAAAACATATAAAAATGCATTGTTTGTTTTTTTAAATAGTATGAATAAAAATCCTGCAGAAATACAAAATGTAGATCTTGAAATTTTTAATCAGGAGTATATATTAAAACAAGGATATTCAGTCTCTTATCAAAATCAGGTGGTGAATGCTTTGAAACTATATTTTGAAAAATATCAAAATAAATTATTAGATATAAATCAATTAGAGCGTCCCAGAAAATCAAGTCGATTGCCAAAAGTAATAGATAAAAAGCAAGTGGAACAATTATTAAAAACGATAGCAAATAAGAAACATCAAATGGCACTCAGCTTGATATATAGTCTTGGTTTGAGAGCAGGTGAACTGATCAATTTAAAAATCAAAGATATCAACGGAAATCAAAAAACGGTTACTATAAGACATGGCAAAGGGGACAAGGACAGGGTAGTTCCAATTAGTGAAAAAATGCTAATATTTCTCCGAAATTACTACAAGATATACAAGCCAAAAATATATTTAATAGAAGGTCAATTTGAAGGAATGCCTTATTCAATAAGAAGTTTGGCCTTAGTTTTCAGGGCACAAAGTGAACGGATATTAGGTCCGAACAATTTTACATTACATAGTTTAAGGCATAGTTTTGCTACTCATAATTTGGAAGCTGGAGTTGATTTAAGGTATATCCAAGAATTACTAGGACATAAATCCAGCAAGACAACTGAGATATATACCCATGTGAGCATCCGTAGTTTAAAAAACATTAAAAGCCTGACCGATGATTTTGAATTATAATATATCAAGAAAAAAAGCTACCGTAAACATCCCAAATTGGAATATTTAAAGTAGTTTTACTACTTGTATTGGACAACATACAGACCATATTTCAAGCGGACAACGAGTAAAGCACACTCATTTCCGACCCTGTGTTTTTATTTTTCCCCACCCGCATTTTTAAAAACAATTTTAGCCAGCCCCCCAGTGCACATTTGGCTTTGCCCCACCCGCAAACCGACCCTCGGCACGAAGCAAAGGCCGCTGTCCCAACGCACAGACGGATTAATGTGATTAAAAAAGTAACTTTGACCGATATAAATTTTAGATGACAAAAGAGATACAAATAGAAGTTAGTTTGATTACCAAATTGACTGACCTGAAATACAGTTACAGGTCGGACATCAAGGACAGGGCTTCGCTGGAAAGAATTTCCGTGAAAAATTTCAGGCTCTCAACAAGGTTAACCCTGACCGACTCTGAATTTGCCAGACTACGGGACGAGATAATCAATTCAGACGTTTTTGCTTCTTCAAAACGACTAAGAGAAATCAACACCTTCAGTCGTGAGGACGGAACGCCTTTGCATTACACTCTGGTAAATATAAAAGACTGGTGTAAAAACAAGGTTTGAGGTTATCAATCAACTTCGCATAAATACAGAAAACAGCAACCACCGTTACGATGTGATTTTGTTGATTAACGGAATTCCTGTTGTTCAAATAGAATTAAAAACGGCAAGTAAGCCCACGAAAACCATGCAGCAAATTGTGGACTACAAAAGTGACCCAGACAATGGTTATACAAACTCATTGCTTTGTTTCATGCAACTTTTTATTGTAACCAATCGCAGTAACACCTATTATTTCGCTAACAACAACTCTTCACATTTCAGCTTTAATGCTGATGAACAATTTTGCCTGTTTATCAATTTGCAAGTGAGGACAATAAAAAATCACACATAGACGACTTTTCAGAAAAGTTTTGAGCAAATGCACCCTGAGCCAAATGATAAGCAAATACATGGTATTGGTTGCAAGCGAACAAAAGTTGCTTGTCATGCGACCATATCAGATTTATGCAGTTAAGGCAATTGTAAATTCAATACAAGAACACAAAGGCAACGGCTACATTTGGCACACAACAGGAAGCGGAAAAACGCTTACTTCTAACAAAGCATCTACCCTGCTCAAAGACAATCCGAATATTGAAAAATGTTTGTTTGTGGTTGACCGCAAAGACTTGGACAGACAAACCCGTGAGGAGTTCAACAAATTTCAGGAAGGTTGCGTTGAGGAAAACACCAATACAGAAACATTGGGTAAAACAGATGCTCTCTGGCGATTACGCTAACAAAGTAATTGTTACGACAATTCAAAAATTAGGACTGGCTTTAGACCCAAACAACAAGAACAATTATAAAGAACGCTTACAAGCATTAAGCGACAAACGAATTGTTTTCATTTTTGATGAGTGCCACCGTTCACAGTTTGGTGAAAATCATAAAGCTATCAAAGAGTTTTTCCCAAATGCACAACTATTTGGTTTTACAGGCACACCAATATTTGACGAAAACGCCAATTACAAACAAATTGACGGAACAGTTGGCTCTTATGTAACTACAAGAGATATTTTTCAAAATCCGTTACACAACTACACCATAACTCATGCAATAGAAGATAGAAACGTATTGCGTTTTCCATATTGACTATTTCAAACCTGAAAAAAATGTAACGGTTGGAAGCACTGACCATAAAAAAGCGGTTGTAAATGCTATTCTAAAAAAACATGATGCTGCAACACACAGCAAACGCTTTAACGCTTTATTGGCAACTGCTTCTATCAATGATGCTATTGAATATTACGAACTATTCAAAGACATTCAGGCAAGCAAGACAAAAGAAGATGAAAACTTTATTCCATTAAATATTGCTTGTGTGTTTTCACCGCCTGCCGAAGGGAACAAAGACGTTCAGCAATTGCAGGAAGATTTACAACAGAGAAGGCAGACAACAAAGTTGAACCTGAAAAGAAGAAAAAGCACTTGAAGCCATTATCAGTGATTACAACAAACAATATGGCTCAAATCATAAAATCACTGAATTTGACTTGTATTACCAAGATGTTCAACAACGCATCAAATTTCAAAAGTTCAGCAATACCGACTATCCACGCAAGAACAAAATTGATTTGGTGATTGTGGTGGATATGTTGCCCTACTGGATTTGACAGCAAATACTTGAACACTTTGTATGTGGACAAGAACCTGAAATTCCACGGATTGATTCAGGCTTTCAGCCGAACCAACCGTATTTTGAATGATACCAAACCTTATGGAAACATTTTAGATTTCCGCCAGCAACAAGCCGAAGTTGACAGAGCCATTGCCCTATTCATGGAGAAGATGCAGGACGAGCCAAAGAAATTTGGTTGGTTGACCCTGCTCCGAAAGTGATTGAGAAATACCAAGAGCAGTGAAAGCAATGGAGAAGTGGATGGAAGACAAAAACATGGTAGCAGAGCCGCAAGAAGTTTACAACATCAAGGTGATGCGGCCCGAGTAGAGTTTATCAATCGTTTTTAAAAGTGCAACGATTGAAAACACAGCTTGACCAATACACTGACCTGAACGAAGAACGAGAAATCAAAATTGACGATTTAATGCCCGAAGAGCAATTGCGTTCTTTCCGTAGTTCGTATTTGGAAATTGCAAAACAACTCAAAGAAATTCAGCAAAAAGAAGGCAGCAAAGCACCTGAAAACATTCAGCAATTAGACTTTGAATTTGTGTTGTTTGCTTCTTCCAGTGGTTGATTATGATTACATAATGAACCTGATTGCCAAATACACAAGGCACACCAGAAAAAGCAGAAAATGACCCGTGACCAATTAATTGGTGTATTAAGTAGTAGTTCAAATCTATTGGAAGAACAGGAGATATTATTGACTACATCAAAAATTTGGAAGTAGGAAAAGCATTTAAACGAACATGAAATAAAAGACGGCTATCAAAACTTTAAAGAAGCAAAAATTGCCAAACGATTAGCAGAAATAGCACAAAATAATGGCTTGGAGATTTCGGCTCTTGCAGCAATTTACAA from Saprospiraceae bacterium carries:
- a CDS encoding tyrosine-type recombinase/integrase, with the protein product MTPKPPIDLQNESQQSHFKNATKALPRKVRIQHIFHKNSDCCGIYFQYDKEIIEFIKSLPGLFYSKTYRCYYFFYEDNRFKECIESFHNAGIFPDYRGLSLSIKKRVENNIKLTNSTILNSNKTDCYESSKNFADQFGNYLEQLRYSSSTVKTYKNALFVFLNSMNKNPAEIQNVDLEIFNQEYILKQGYSVSYQNQVVNALKLYFEKYQNKLLDINQLERPRKSSRLPKVIDKKQVEQLLKTIANKKHQMALSLIYSLGLRAGELINLKIKDINGNQKTVTIRHGKGDKDRVVPISEKMLIFLRNYYKIYKPKIYLIEGQFEGMPYSIRSLALVFRAQSERILGPNNFTLHSLRHSFATHNLEAGVDLRYIQELLGHKSSKTTEIYTHVSIRSLKNIKSLTDDFEL
- the murA gene encoding UDP-N-acetylglucosamine 1-carboxyvinyltransferase, giving the protein MGSDCFEVIGGHKLKGELQPQGAKNEALQILCATLLTDQPVTIHNIPDILDIRHLIQLIGGLGVKVSKHDTHSYTFQASDIDLEYFGTHEFQNNARKIRGSVMLLAPLLARFKRAVLPKPGGDKIGRRRLDTHFLGLQKLNAQFVFDESKSEYKITADHLTGAYILMDEISVTGTANVLMAATLAKGTTTIYNAACEPYIQQLCKMLIRMGAKISGLSSNLLVVEGVEKLQGTSHTLLPDMIEIGSFISLAAMTQSELKIKNAGVQHLGIIPFVFERMGITLKIQGDDILIPAQEEYEIQSFMDGSIMTIYDAPWPGFTPDLMSALLVMAIQAKGSVLIHQKMFESRLFFVDKLIDMGAQIILCDPHRATVIGLNRKYQLKGIEMTSPDIRAGVALLIAAMSASGKSKIHSIHQIDRGYENIDQRLNAVGAEIVRN
- a CDS encoding CoA pyrophosphatase, translated to MLNIDQIKFQLKEPLPGKAAHLRLAPFAARLNYAIPDDVHIAAVLILIYERNQEYYFPLITRQSNHPADKHKGQIALPGGRKDPADIDTQATALRECVEEIGISEDQVEILGALSPIYIPVSYHHVYPYVAYYHGKPEFNLQQTEIYALHEIQLSELQIPDYRKNIELITTEGPLREVPAIQIGDLVIWGATGMILEEFSELVNRL
- the tmk gene encoding dTMP kinase; this encodes MKKNLFIAFEGIDGSGKSTQAKRLARLLENAGHKVYSTFEPTDNPIGKMIRDIFNHKMEADHRTIAGLFVADRLDHLLNKSNGILKKLDEGYTVITDRYYFSSYAYHGTHMAMDWVIQANALSAELLRPNLNIYIDISPEISMQRIQSGRNSTELYETLENLRNVREKYIEAFEKLKTQEQIFIVDGNQSPEIIGQNIWIKLNTLIGI